Proteins from one Mycteria americana isolate JAX WOST 10 ecotype Jacksonville Zoo and Gardens chromosome 1, USCA_MyAme_1.0, whole genome shotgun sequence genomic window:
- the IKBIP gene encoding inhibitor of nuclear factor kappa-B kinase-interacting protein isoform X3, with the protein MENKVNLISEKLESSEGILREAASSISVMTEFEQEISSLHNIVNDIHNNEQSLSIKMQSINEKFQKVTNSWRRSLDEMNTNTSSLKSEAKFIHTEVTSQVNEVDQRIKSLSERCEKSWNLMEQLEDLQIISHIKHLQEDIYTMKTWSSSIIKKQEELQKNLTALFHAVSSVEQNAASVAKNITLTIVTVKTDIRRISGLVSDMTALTDSLQTLEDKVEKGEKKTVKNIGDLLTSSIDRSTKLQSLASSNARKIEQIKTALSELRSDFNKHSDRLLNLEGDRAKVLKTVTFANDLKPKMYKLKKDFAILEPLINDLTLRIGRLVEDVLRREKEIALLNEKLANLTRVQTEIKDMKDEITKISGMT; encoded by the exons atggaaaataaagttaacttaatttctgaaaag CTTGAGTCTTCTGAAGGTATCCTACGAGAAGCTGCCTCATCCATATCTGTGATGACTGAGTTTGAACAGGAAATATCTTCTCTTCATAACATCGTAAATGATATTCACAACAATGAACAGTCTCTCTCTATAAAGATGCAGAGCATTAATGAGAAGTTCCAAAAGGTTACAAATTCCTGGAGAAGAAGCTTGGATGAAATGAACACAAACACTAGTAGTTTAAAATCTGAAGCGAAGTTCATACATACAGAAGTTACTTCCCAAGTTAATGAAGTTGACCAAAGAATTAAATCCCTTTCAGAAAGA TGTGAAAAGAGTTGGAACTTAATGGAACAGCTGGAAGATCTTCAAATAATTTCTCACATTAAACATCTGCAGGAAGATATTTATACAATGAAAACGTGGTCTAgcagcataattaaaaaacaagaagaaCTGCAGAAGAATTTAACAGCCCTTTTTCATGCAGTTTCAAGTGTTGAACAGAACGCAGCTTCTGTAGCAAAAAACATAACTTTGACGATTGTGACAGTAAAAACTGACATAAGGCGCATTTCAGGCCTAGTCTCAGATATGACTGCATTGACAGATTCTTTGCAAACACTAGAAGATAAagtagaaaaaggagaaaagaagacagtaaaaaatataGGTGACCTGCTTACCAGTAGCATCGATCGAAGTACAAAACTACAAAGCTTGGCATCCAGTAATGCAAGAAAAATTGAGCAAATTAAGACAGCATTATCTGAGTTAAGGAGTGATTTTAACAAGCATTCAGATAGACTTCTGAATCTCGAAGGTGACAGAGCAAAAGTCCTGAAGACAGTTACATTTGCAAATGATTTAAAACCCAAGATGTACAAACTTAAAAAGGATTTTGCCATCTTGGAGCCATTAATAAATGACCTAACACTGAGGATAGGAAGATTAGTGGAGGACGTATTACGACGGGAGAAGGAAATTGCTTTATTGAATGAGAAATTGGCCAATCTAACAAGAGTTCAAACTGAGATCAAAGATATGAAAGATGAAATAACCAAGATTTCAGGCATGACTTGA
- the IKBIP gene encoding inhibitor of nuclear factor kappa-B kinase-interacting protein isoform X4: protein MSEVKQRKKGTSSSKTSEVSQEVEKHRNCGKLASPRTSNNQSSFWMDLRTSLSIISLAVCMVLTWFLFQQSGQFAGVEKKYSFLQQEAEKFLDMENKVNLISEKCEKSWNLMEQLEDLQIISHIKHLQEDIYTMKTWSSSIIKKQEELQKNLTALFHAVSSVEQNAASVAKNITLTIVTVKTDIRRISGLVSDMTALTDSLQTLEDKVEKGEKKTVKNIGDLLTSSIDRSTKLQSLASSNARKIEQIKTALSELRSDFNKHSDRLLNLEGDRAKVLKTVTFANDLKPKMYKLKKDFAILEPLINDLTLRIGRLVEDVLRREKEIALLNEKLANLTRVQTEIKDMKDEITKISGMT, encoded by the exons atgtctGAAgttaagcagagaaaaaaaggtaCTTCTTCATCCAAGACCAGTGAAGTTTCACAAGAGGTTGAGAAGCACAGGAATTGTGGGAAGCTGGCAAGTCCCAGGACCAGCAATAATCAGAGTTCCTTTTGGATGGATTTACGGACAAGCTTGAGCATAATTTCCCTTGCTGTTTGCATGGTGCTGACCTG GTTCCTATTTCAGCAGTCAGGTCAATTTGCTGGTGtggaaaaaaagtacagtttcttacagcaagaagctgaaaaattcctggatatggaaaataaagttaacttaatttctgaaaag TGTGAAAAGAGTTGGAACTTAATGGAACAGCTGGAAGATCTTCAAATAATTTCTCACATTAAACATCTGCAGGAAGATATTTATACAATGAAAACGTGGTCTAgcagcataattaaaaaacaagaagaaCTGCAGAAGAATTTAACAGCCCTTTTTCATGCAGTTTCAAGTGTTGAACAGAACGCAGCTTCTGTAGCAAAAAACATAACTTTGACGATTGTGACAGTAAAAACTGACATAAGGCGCATTTCAGGCCTAGTCTCAGATATGACTGCATTGACAGATTCTTTGCAAACACTAGAAGATAAagtagaaaaaggagaaaagaagacagtaaaaaatataGGTGACCTGCTTACCAGTAGCATCGATCGAAGTACAAAACTACAAAGCTTGGCATCCAGTAATGCAAGAAAAATTGAGCAAATTAAGACAGCATTATCTGAGTTAAGGAGTGATTTTAACAAGCATTCAGATAGACTTCTGAATCTCGAAGGTGACAGAGCAAAAGTCCTGAAGACAGTTACATTTGCAAATGATTTAAAACCCAAGATGTACAAACTTAAAAAGGATTTTGCCATCTTGGAGCCATTAATAAATGACCTAACACTGAGGATAGGAAGATTAGTGGAGGACGTATTACGACGGGAGAAGGAAATTGCTTTATTGAATGAGAAATTGGCCAATCTAACAAGAGTTCAAACTGAGATCAAAGATATGAAAGATGAAATAACCAAGATTTCAGGCATGACTTGA
- the IKBIP gene encoding inhibitor of nuclear factor kappa-B kinase-interacting protein isoform X1 produces the protein MSEVKQRKKGTSSSKTSEVSQEVEKHRNCGKLASPRTSNNQSSFWMDLRTSLSIISLAVCMVLTWFLFQQSGQFAGVEKKYSFLQQEAEKFLDMENKVNLISEKLESSEGILREAASSISVMTEFEQEISSLHNIVNDIHNNEQSLSIKMQSINEKFQKVTNSWRRSLDEMNTNTSSLKSEAKFIHTEVTSQVNEVDQRIKSLSERCEKSWNLMEQLEDLQIISHIKHLQEDIYTMKTWSSSIIKKQEELQKNLTALFHAVSSVEQNAASVAKNITLTIVTVKTDIRRISGLVSDMTALTDSLQTLEDKVEKGEKKTVKNIGDLLTSSIDRSTKLQSLASSNARKIEQIKTALSELRSDFNKHSDRLLNLEGDRAKVLKTVTFANDLKPKMYKLKKDFAILEPLINDLTLRIGRLVEDVLRREKEIALLNEKLANLTRVQTEIKDMKDEITKISGMT, from the exons atgtctGAAgttaagcagagaaaaaaaggtaCTTCTTCATCCAAGACCAGTGAAGTTTCACAAGAGGTTGAGAAGCACAGGAATTGTGGGAAGCTGGCAAGTCCCAGGACCAGCAATAATCAGAGTTCCTTTTGGATGGATTTACGGACAAGCTTGAGCATAATTTCCCTTGCTGTTTGCATGGTGCTGACCTG GTTCCTATTTCAGCAGTCAGGTCAATTTGCTGGTGtggaaaaaaagtacagtttcttacagcaagaagctgaaaaattcctggatatggaaaataaagttaacttaatttctgaaaag CTTGAGTCTTCTGAAGGTATCCTACGAGAAGCTGCCTCATCCATATCTGTGATGACTGAGTTTGAACAGGAAATATCTTCTCTTCATAACATCGTAAATGATATTCACAACAATGAACAGTCTCTCTCTATAAAGATGCAGAGCATTAATGAGAAGTTCCAAAAGGTTACAAATTCCTGGAGAAGAAGCTTGGATGAAATGAACACAAACACTAGTAGTTTAAAATCTGAAGCGAAGTTCATACATACAGAAGTTACTTCCCAAGTTAATGAAGTTGACCAAAGAATTAAATCCCTTTCAGAAAGA TGTGAAAAGAGTTGGAACTTAATGGAACAGCTGGAAGATCTTCAAATAATTTCTCACATTAAACATCTGCAGGAAGATATTTATACAATGAAAACGTGGTCTAgcagcataattaaaaaacaagaagaaCTGCAGAAGAATTTAACAGCCCTTTTTCATGCAGTTTCAAGTGTTGAACAGAACGCAGCTTCTGTAGCAAAAAACATAACTTTGACGATTGTGACAGTAAAAACTGACATAAGGCGCATTTCAGGCCTAGTCTCAGATATGACTGCATTGACAGATTCTTTGCAAACACTAGAAGATAAagtagaaaaaggagaaaagaagacagtaaaaaatataGGTGACCTGCTTACCAGTAGCATCGATCGAAGTACAAAACTACAAAGCTTGGCATCCAGTAATGCAAGAAAAATTGAGCAAATTAAGACAGCATTATCTGAGTTAAGGAGTGATTTTAACAAGCATTCAGATAGACTTCTGAATCTCGAAGGTGACAGAGCAAAAGTCCTGAAGACAGTTACATTTGCAAATGATTTAAAACCCAAGATGTACAAACTTAAAAAGGATTTTGCCATCTTGGAGCCATTAATAAATGACCTAACACTGAGGATAGGAAGATTAGTGGAGGACGTATTACGACGGGAGAAGGAAATTGCTTTATTGAATGAGAAATTGGCCAATCTAACAAGAGTTCAAACTGAGATCAAAGATATGAAAGATGAAATAACCAAGATTTCAGGCATGACTTGA
- the IKBIP gene encoding inhibitor of nuclear factor kappa-B kinase-interacting protein isoform X2: MSEVKQRKKGTSSSKTSEVSQEVEKHRNCGKLASPRTSNNQSSFWMDLRTSLSIISLAVCMVLTWFLFQQSGQFAGVEKKYSFLQQEAEKFLDMENKVNLISEKLESSEGILREAASSISVMTEFEQEISSLHNIVNDIHNNEQSLSIKMQSINEKFQKVTNSWRRSLDEMNTNTSSLKSEAKFIHTEVTSQVNEVDQRIKSLSERVRDLEDSTARNIKTLKRQEDDEFSRVEQKLDLHAKAVEKLEEEQNSLVAKDTDLNQKLANYEPKIEECKTHLPTIENAIHSILRLSSELLSMEKKIEDLTTELYTVENDMLKTVSDTMAMQKVLEGMQYNDNILKGQNKIVVLEEVVHDIEASSKVKEVSLESYNLENDQNGEKLIWT; this comes from the exons atgtctGAAgttaagcagagaaaaaaaggtaCTTCTTCATCCAAGACCAGTGAAGTTTCACAAGAGGTTGAGAAGCACAGGAATTGTGGGAAGCTGGCAAGTCCCAGGACCAGCAATAATCAGAGTTCCTTTTGGATGGATTTACGGACAAGCTTGAGCATAATTTCCCTTGCTGTTTGCATGGTGCTGACCTG GTTCCTATTTCAGCAGTCAGGTCAATTTGCTGGTGtggaaaaaaagtacagtttcttacagcaagaagctgaaaaattcctggatatggaaaataaagttaacttaatttctgaaaag CTTGAGTCTTCTGAAGGTATCCTACGAGAAGCTGCCTCATCCATATCTGTGATGACTGAGTTTGAACAGGAAATATCTTCTCTTCATAACATCGTAAATGATATTCACAACAATGAACAGTCTCTCTCTATAAAGATGCAGAGCATTAATGAGAAGTTCCAAAAGGTTACAAATTCCTGGAGAAGAAGCTTGGATGAAATGAACACAAACACTAGTAGTTTAAAATCTGAAGCGAAGTTCATACATACAGAAGTTACTTCCCAAGTTAATGAAGTTGACCAAAGAATTAAATCCCTTTCAGAAAGAGTAAGAGATTTGGAAGACAGTACAGccagaaatattaaaacactaaAAAGGCAAGAAGATGATGAATTCTCTAGAGTTGAACAAAAGTTGGACTTGCATGCAAAGGCAGTTGAAAAGCTAGAAGAAGAACAGAATAGTCTCGTAGCCAAGGACACAGACCTGAATCAGAAACTTGCGAACTATGAGCCTAAAATTGAGGAGTGCAAGACCCATTTGCCAACAATTGAAAATGCTATTCACTCTATTCTTAGATTATCAAGTGAATTGCTAAGTATGGAGAAAAAGATAGAGGACTTAACAACAGAGTTGTATACTGTGGAAAATGATATGTTGAAAACTGTTTCTGATACAATGGCAATGCAAAAGGTTCTTGAAGGCATGCAGTACAATGATAACATATTGAAAGGGCAAAATAAAATAGTGGTTTTAGAAGAAGTAGTGCATGACATAGAAGCATCTTCAAAAGTAAAAGAAGTATCTTTAGAAAGCTATAACTTAGAAAATGACCAGAATGGGGAGAAGTTAATTTGGACTTAG
- the APAF1 gene encoding apoptotic protease-activating factor 1 isoform X4 has translation MDVKSRNCLLTNRQALEKDIKTSYIMDHMISDEVLTLQEEEKVKQQNTQKERAATLINIILTKDNNSYRSFYNALLHEGYRDLAALLQDGIPAFSSGNGKSSMDGMTSYVKTILCEGGVPQRPVVFVTRPKLVDAIKQKLCCLGGDPGWVTVYGMAGCGKTVLTAEALRDHQLLEDYFPGGVHWISVGKQDKAGLLIKLQNLCSRLENDSTLSQRPPLNIEEAKDRLRLLMLRKYPRSLLVLDDIWDSWVLKAFDSQCQVLITSRDRSVTDAVAGNKYEVHVESGLAHEKGLEILSLFVNMKISELPEQANCLVRECKGSPLVISLIGALLRDFPSRWEYYLKQLQNKQFKRIRKSSSYDYEALDEAMSISVEQLNDNYKDYYKDLSILPKDVKVPTKVLCILWDMETEEVEDILQEFVNKSLLFCDRNGKSFHYYLHDLQLDFLTEKNRNQIQELHKNVVNQYKKYYKLNTPVPSQEDCMYWYNFLAYHMAGANMQKT, from the exons ATGGATGTGAAGAGTAGAAATTGTTTACTTACCAATCGCCAAGCGTTGGAAAAAGACATCAAGACCTCTTATATTATGGATCATATGATTTCTGATGAAGTGCTGACAttacaggaggaggagaaagtgaaaCAACAG aATACACAGAAGGAGCGAGCAGCTACGCTAATAAACATTATTCTTACAAAAGATAATAATTCATATAGATCCTTTTATAATGCACTGCTTCATGAAGGGTACAGAGATCTTGCTGCTCTTCTTCAGGATGGCatccctgccttctcctctggTAATGGAAAGAGTTCAATGGATGGAATGACTTCATACG TTAAGACAATTCTCTGCGAAGGAGGTGTACCACAGAGACCAGTTGTGTTTGTCACTCGACCAAAACTGGTAGATGCTATTAAACAGAAACTCTGCTGCTTGGGAGGTGATCCAGGCTGGGTTACAGTTTATGGAATGGCAGGTTGTGGGAAGACTGTTTTAACAGCAGAAGCTTTAAGGGATCATCAGCTCTTGGAAG ATTACTTTCCAGGAGGAGTTCACTGGATCTCTGTTGGAAAACAGGACAAAGCAGGGCTCCTGATAAAACTTCAGAATCTCTGTAGTAGATTAGAAAATGACTCTACTCTTTCACAAAGGCCACCACTTAACATTGAGGAGGCTAAAGATCGTCTTCGTTTGCTGATGCTACGCAAATATCCCAG ATCTCTTTTGGTCCTGGATGACATTTGGGATTCCTGGGTATTAAAAGCATTTGATAGTCAATGTCAGGTTCTTATCACCAGCAGGGACAGGAGTGTAACAGATGCTGTGGCTG GCAATAAATATGAGGTTCACGTGGAAAGTGGACTAGCACATGAGAAAGGACTGGAGATTTTATCCCTATTCGTGAATATGAAAATATCAGAACTGCCAGAACAAGCTAACTGCCTTGTAAGGGAATGCAAAG GTTCTCCTCTTGTGATATCCTTGATAGGTGCGTTATTACGAGACTTCCCTAGTCGTTGGGAATACTATCTCAAACAGCTGCAGAATAAGCAGtttaaaagaataagaaaatctTCTTCTTATGATTATGAAGCCCTTGATGAAGCAATGTCCATAAGTGTTGAGCAACTGAATGACAACTATAAAGACTACTATAAAGACCTCTCTATCCTTCCAAAAGATGTTAAAGTACCTACCAAG GTTCTCTGTATTCTTTGGGATATGGAAACTGAAGAAGTTGAAGATATACTACAGGAATTTGTTAACAAATCTCTATTGTTCTGTGATCGTAATGGGAAGTCATTCCATTATTATTTACATGATCTTCAACTTGACTTTCTTACAGAGAAGAATCGCAACCAGATTCAG